CAGACTCTTTACTTGATTGGGTGTTGCATTGGTTGCAACATCGAAGTCTTTGGGAGCCTTATGCAGTAATAAATCCCTGACACTGCCTCCAACAATGTAAGCTTGAAAACCAGCACCAATTAGACGGTTAAGCACTTTGAGCGCATTGCTACTAATGTCCGCCTTAGATATGGAATGTTTATTCCTTGGGATGATATAAGTTGAGGCAACAGGGGCCACATGAGCTCTGTTTCTCTTTAATAGCTTTTTAATAAATTTGATGATCTTTGTATCTCACAAGATTAATGAAACACTTATATTATATCGAAGCAAAAGAATAAAGTGAATCTTTTACCCTTACAAACCTTGATCTTTCAATAAAATTTATGCGGGATATTTTAAAGAAAGGTATAGGTGAATCTCAGAATAAGAGTATATCATATAGTTTTTCAATTTCTGACATCTGGGGATTTGATGGATTTTATTGATATTACTGTAGGCTTAATTGTCTTAATTATATTAGAAATAGTTTTGGGAATTGATAATCTAGTAATTTTATCTATTTTGTCAGAAAAGTTACCGCCACAACAGAGAAAAAAAGCAAGGCGGTGGGGACTAACGCTTTCTTGGGTTATGCGGTTAATTATACTCGCACTAGCAGTGGATCTCATTAAATTAACTAAACCATTACTTACTCTGGCCAACATGTCGTTATCCGCCCGAGATTTCTTTCTCATTGGAGGTGGTGCTTTTTTAATCTGGAAAGCAACTGATGAAATTCACCAGGATGTGACTGAAGAACTTGAATCTAATGATAAAAAGACCGGCGGTTTTAAAACAACATTCCGTGCAGTTATTTTCCAAATTGCATTAATGGATATTATATTCTCTTTGGATAGTGTGTTAACTGCAGTAGGCTTAACTTCACACTTTTGGGTAATGGCTGTCGCAATTAGTAGCGCCATACTGATTATGATTTTTGCAAGTGAAGTTGTAAGTGCATTTATTAAAGAACATCCTACAATCAAAATGCTTGCCTTAAGTTACTTGATCTTAATTGGTATGGTCCTGGTTGCTGATGGTTTTTCTTTTCATATTCCTCGAGGATATATTTATTTTGCCATGGGATTCTCTTTGGCAGTGGAGTCCTTGAATTTAGTCAAACACTCACGGAAAAAACGACAGAGTCGCTCGGGAAAATAATTATGTTGTGGATTAAAGCATTTCATATTATCGCCATGGTTTCTTGGTTTGCAGGATTATTTTATTTACCCAGGCTGTTTGTTTATAATGCGGATACCCAAGATGAGCCTAGTCTTATTCGTTTTAAAACAATGGAGAGACGGCTTTATTATGGAATCATGTGGCCCGCGGCGATACTGACCACGTTCTTTGGATTATGGCTTCTTAGCTATAATCTCTCTTATTACATGAGTGTAGGATGGATGCATGCAAAATTAAGCTTGGTGATTATTTTGTGGGTTTATCATCTATTATGTGGGTATTATTTAAAGGCATTTTCACGAAATCAAAATCAAAAGAATTCGCGTTTTTTTCGTATTTATAATGAATTTCCAACTCTTCTACTGATTGGTATTGTGATCTTAGTGGTAGTGAAACCCTAGTTCTGTAGCCTGGTGAACCAGAGAGTAGAAGTACTTACGGTAAGAACCCCGAGTCCTCTTCGCTTCATCCATGCTACATACTTATTAAGGTGTGAACTGAGATCTTATTCTATTTCCACCATATCAAAATCTTCTTTACCAGCGCCACAATCTGGGCAAAACCAGTTTTCTGGCACGTCTTCCCAACGCGTACCAGGTTCAATCCCATCCTCCGGCCATCCCTCAGCTTCATCATAAATAAAACCACAGATAACACAAATATATTTTTTATATTCTTGCATGATAATAACTCATTTAAAAAAGCGTAATTTAGCTAT
The DNA window shown above is from Legionella sp. PC997 and carries:
- a CDS encoding TerC family protein, which produces MDFIDITVGLIVLIILEIVLGIDNLVILSILSEKLPPQQRKKARRWGLTLSWVMRLIILALAVDLIKLTKPLLTLANMSLSARDFFLIGGGAFLIWKATDEIHQDVTEELESNDKKTGGFKTTFRAVIFQIALMDIIFSLDSVLTAVGLTSHFWVMAVAISSAILIMIFASEVVSAFIKEHPTIKMLALSYLILIGMVLVADGFSFHIPRGYIYFAMGFSLAVESLNLVKHSRKKRQSRSGK
- the hemJ gene encoding protoporphyrinogen oxidase HemJ, which translates into the protein MLWIKAFHIIAMVSWFAGLFYLPRLFVYNADTQDEPSLIRFKTMERRLYYGIMWPAAILTTFFGLWLLSYNLSYYMSVGWMHAKLSLVIILWVYHLLCGYYLKAFSRNQNQKNSRFFRIYNEFPTLLLIGIVILVVVKP
- a CDS encoding rubredoxin is translated as MQEYKKYICVICGFIYDEAEGWPEDGIEPGTRWEDVPENWFCPDCGAGKEDFDMVEIE